A window from Malania oleifera isolate guangnan ecotype guangnan chromosome 7, ASM2987363v1, whole genome shotgun sequence encodes these proteins:
- the LOC131160013 gene encoding anthocyanidin 3-O-glucosyltransferase 2-like, with translation MKKAELMFIPFPAVGHIVSMVEIAKLLTHHYPHLSATVLIIDAPFPSMAESYIKSVSVASSGTGGIKFLNLPPPQQTPDDPPAYKSFDAIVSPSIPQVRAAVAELSASPDSAPVAGFVVDMFCTLMMDLAKELGLPSYVFVPSGAAFLGLLLHFQTLRDDHHRDVTEFANSDSELVIPCFANPVPARVLPSVVVDKDGASTVILNSAKRFRESKGILVNTCVELESYTVNTLNTNIGIDGTPPIYPVGPILNLTDDAQKGSSIMFWLDDQPPSSVVFLCFGSMGSFSVNQVKEIALGLELSGHRFLWSLRRPPPSTVKNKIGFPTDYDNPEEVLPEGFLERTARIGKVIGWAPQVAVLAHRAVGGFVSHCGWNSTLESMWYGVPIATWPMYAEQQMNAFVMARELGLGVEIRIDYKKDSDDLVSANEIERGIRGVMEGNGEVIKKNVKEMREKIRKALTRDGSSYASLGQFVEQVMCD, from the coding sequence aTGAAGAAAGCAGAGCTGATGTTCATCCCATTTCCGGCCGTCGGCCACATCGTGTCCATGGTGGAGATCGCGAAGCTCCTCACCCATCACTACCCCCACCTCTCCGCTACCGTGCTCATCATCGACGCTCCCTTCCCGTCTATGGCCGAGTCATATATCAAATCAGTCTCCGTCGCTTCTTCCGGCACCGGCGGCATCAAATTTCTAAACCTCCCTCCCCCACAACAAACCCCTGACGATCCACCTGCTTATAAATCCTTCGACGCCATTGTCAGCCCCAGCATACCCCAAGTCCGAGCGGCCGTTGCCGAACTCAGTGCCTCGCCAGACTCCGCCCCTGTGGCCGGGTTCGTCGTCGACATGTTCTGCACCCTGATGATGGACCTGGCGAAGGAGCTGGGCCTGCCTTCCTATGTGTTCGTCCCGTCCGGCGCTgcctttctcggtctcctgctcCATTTCCAAACCCTTCGCGATGACCATCACCGGGACGTCACGGAGTTCGCCAATTCAGACTCTGAGTTGGTCATCCCTTGTTTCGCCAATCCGGTTCCGGCTAGGGTGCTGCCCTCTGTAGTGGTGGACAAGGACGGTGCGTCTACTGTTATCCTTAACAGCGCCAAAAGATTCAGGGAATCAAAGGGTATTTTGGTAAACACGTGCGTGGAGTTAGAATCCTATACTGTCAACACCCTCAATACTAATATTGGCATAGATGGAACGCCACCCATTTACCCAGTGGGACCCATACTCAATCTAACGGATGATGCACAAAAGGGGTCTAGCATCATGTTTTGGCTCGATGATCAACCCCCATCATCAGTTGTGTTCCTATGCTTTGGAAGCATGGGGAGCTTTAGTGTAAACCAAGTAAAAGAGATTGCACTTGGGCTAGAGCTCAGTGGGCATCGATTCCTCTGGTCTTTACGAAGGCCCCCACCATCAACAGTTAAAAACAAGATTGGATTTCCTACTGATTACGACAACCCTGAAGAGGTACTACCCGAAGGGTTCTTAGAGCGAACAGCTAGGATTGGGAAGGTTATTGGATGGGCTCCACAAGTGGCGGTGTTGGCCCATAGAGCAGTAGGAGGATTTGTGTCGCATTGTGGATGGAACTCAACATTGGAGAGCATGTGGTATGGGGTTCCGATTGCAACATGGCCAATGTATGCAGAGCAACAAATGAATGCGTTTGTGATGGCGAGGGAGCTAGGGCTAGGGGTGGAGATCAGAATAGATTACAAGAAGGACAGTGACGATTTGGTGAGTGCgaatgagatagagagagggaTAAGGGGTGTAATGGAGGGAAATGGTGAAGTGATTAAGAAAAATGTTAAGGAGATGAGGGAGAAGATTAGGAAGGCTCTTACAAGAGATGGGTCTTCGTACGCATCTTTAGGACAATTCGTCGAACAAGTGATGTGCGATTGA